One Ammospiza caudacuta isolate bAmmCau1 chromosome 11, bAmmCau1.pri, whole genome shotgun sequence genomic window carries:
- the LOC131562628 gene encoding olfactory receptor 143-like, producing MGAELDVKISYTGCAAQLFFFLFFISAEYFLLTIISHDRYMSVCKPLSSVLYSVVPPAPNPLIYSRRNQELKAAHSHTATQLGLPWELTEGALDGLIQSSNKKIELTWPHS from the exons atctcctacacaggatgtgctgctcagctatttttctttctgttcttcatctcagcagagtatttcctcctgaccatcatAAGCCACGACCGGTACATGTCCgtctgcaaacccct TTCTTCT gttctgtactcagtggtgcctccagccccgaaccccctcatctacagccgAAGGAACCAGGaactcaaggctgca cacagccacactgccACCCAGCTTGGGCTCCCCTGGGAACTGACTGAGGGTGCCCTCGATGGCCTCATCCAGAGCAGCAATAAAAAGATTGAACTTACCTGGCCGCACTCCTGA